The genomic region GGCGGCTGGAGTCGTAAAGCAGGAACGGGACCGGCCCCTCTTTGTGCGTCTTCAAAGCCAGGGGCGTCGCATGGTCGGGAACGATCAGCAGGCGGTAGTCGCCGCGCTTCTCCATACCCTTGCGCAGAACGCTGACGACCTTTTTGTCGATGTCTTCGATGCTGCGCAGCTTGTGCTCGAGGTTGCCCTCGTGACCGGATTCATCGGGCGATTCGATGTGCAGATAGATGAAATCCAGACTGTCCAGGGCGGCCAGCGCGTAATTGGCCTTCGCGGTGTAATCGGTGTCGATATAGCCTGTGGCGCCGGGGACATCGATGATCCGCATGCCGGTGGCGCGGCCGAGGCCGCGCACGACGTCGACCGCCGTGATGACGCCGCCGGTCTTGCCGTGCGTCTGCAAAAACTGCGGCATGGACGGCGCATAACCCTGCCCCCAGAGCCAGATCATGTTGCCCGGCGCCTTACCCTCTTCACGGCGGCGCTGATTGATCGGATGATCGTTCAGAATCTCCAGCGAATCCAGCATGAGCTGCTGCAAGAAATCCTCGCCATCGCCCTTCGGCCAGTACTTCGCCAGTTCCTGCCCGGCAAAGTCGTGCGGCGGCGTGGTCTCCATGTTGGTCTTGCCGTCGCGCCACGCCATGATGTGCCGATAGCCGACGCCGGGATAGAACTTCAGCTTGCCGCCGCCGAGCTTCTTATCGATCAGCTCGATCAGCGGACGCGATTCTTCGGTGGTGATGTGGCCGCTGGAGTAATCCAGCAGCGTGGTTCCGTCGGAGGTGACGAGCGAGCACCGGAAGGCGACGTCGTGGCGATCCAGCGGAACGCCCATGGCGACAGCTTCGATCGGGCCGCGCCCCGTGTAGTACTGGCGCGGATCGTAACCGAGGAGGCACATATTGGCGACATCGCTGCCGGGATACATCCCGGCGGGGACCGTCAGCACCGAGCCGACGAGCGACTGCTCGGCGAGCGCGTCAAAGTTCGGCGTGTGGGCGGCCTGCATCGGCGTCTTGCCGTCGAGTTCGGGCATCGGCAGGTCGGCCATGCCGTCGGGGATCAATTGGATATACTTCATTGCTGTGCTCCCTCATGGAGTTCTCGGCCCGTCAGGCGGCGATAGGCGTCCCGGTACTTCTCGGCGGTCTTTTCGACGATCTCCGCCGGCAGCGCCGGTCCGGGGGCCGTTTTGTCCCAGTCCAGAGTCAGCAGATAGTCGCGGACAAACTGCTTATCAAACGAAAGCTGCGCGCGGCCCGGCTTGTAGTCCGACGCCTCCCAGAAGCGCGAGGAATCAGGCGTCAGAGCCTCGTCGATCAAGATGATCTGACCGTCGATCTCGCCAAATTCAAACTTGGTGTCCGCGATGATAATCCCATGCTGGGCGGCGTAGTCCCGCGCCGTCGTATAGAGCGCGATACTCTTAGCCTTCAGCTCCTCAAAGGCCGCCTGCCCCACGATCTCGGCGGCGCGCGCCTGCGTGATATTCTCATCGTGACCGCTATGCGACTTGCTGGCCGGCGTGAACAGCGGTTCGGGGAAGAGGTCCGATTCGCGCAGACCGACGGGAACGGGGATGCCGTACAGGTTCACGGTCCCGCCATGGCCGAACATCGTCTTATAGTCGTTGTACGCCGATCCCGCGAGATATCCGCGCACGACGCATTCGACGGGGAACGCCTTGCACTTCTTCACGAGCAGCGAGCGCCCTTCGAGCTGCGAGACAAGCTCGGAGGTGATCTCGGTTGCGCCGGCGTCACGCAGGCGCTGGCCGATCGTATCCATGTCCGTCGCGATCAGATGGTTCGGCAGGAGATCCTTGGTCAATTCGAACCAGAACACGGACATCTGAGTCAGAACGCGGCCCTTGTCCGGAATGCCGGTGGGAAGGACGACGTCGAAAGCCGAGATACGATCTGTGGCGACGAGCAGCAGCGCATCGCCCAGGTCATAAACGTCCCGGACCTTGCCCGTGACGAACTTTTGCAGTCCGGGAATATCCGTGCTGATTACTGGTTCCGGCATGAGTTTCGTGAGTACCTTTGTGTGTTAAAATGCGGATGTTAGAAGACAACCTTGCCGAGGATCTGGTTCGTGTCCACCGGGCCGTAATCGCGGCTGTCTTCGGAGTGTTCGTAATTGTCGCCGAGGACAAAAATCGTAATCTTACCCAACTGAGGCTTCTTGAGTAGGTCGCCTTTGGGCGATGCGGCAAAGTCCACGAACATATCGTCGAAGGACTTGTAACCCTGAGGCGTCCAGACTTGCTTGGGCGGCTTCGGCAGTCCGTCCTTCTCCCGAATATAAGCGATGCGCTTGATGACTTCCGTACCGTCGTCGGTGCGGAATACGATCACATCGCCGATTTTGAGCTGGTCGAGCGGCGCGTGCTTCCAAACAAACACCGTTTGTCCCGTATGGAATGTCGGCTGCATCGAGACGCCGCTGACCACGACGCGCTGAAAATTGAAATAAGCGTAGAGAGCGGCGGCGAGCAGAATGCTCAGCACGAACCACTCTCGTTTCCTCAAAGAGCGCATGCTATCCGCCTCCTGTGTATAGGCGGAATTAACATGCGAACGTCCTAGGGCGATACTCATTCGGGATCAATTGAACCTCACAATCCTAAAGCTTGGACGACAGCTTCGAGCGAGGCGGGGACGGTAATCGGGTGCGGCGCACTCTTGATGGCGCGATCCGGGTCTTTCAATCCATGACCGGTGAGGGTCACGGCGATAGAAACGGGCTCGCCGCCGAAATAGCCTTGAGCGGCAAGCTTTCGCAGTCCGGCGATGGGCGCGACGCTTGCGGGCTCGGCGAAAACGCCTTCCAGCGTCGCCGTCATGGCGTAGGCTTCAAGAATCTCTTCGTCGGTCACTTTGTCGATCAATCCATGGGACTGATCGCGTGCGGCAAGCGCGGATTCCGCAGATGCGGGATCGCCGATACGAATGGCGGTCGCGATCGTGTGCGGCTTTGCGACAGGCGCGCCATCGACGAGAGGCGCCGCCCCGGCCGCCTGGAAACCAAGCATTTTGGGCAGTCCCGATACTTTACCCAGTTTATGGTACTCTTGATACCCTTTCCAGTAAGCCGTAATGTTACCGGCGTTTCCAACCGGAATCGCATGGTAATCGGGCGCAAATCCCAGGTCGTCGCAAATCTCAAACGCCCCGGTCTTTTGCCCCTCGATGCGAAACGGGTTGACGGAGTTGACCAGCGCCAGCGGGTACTTCGCCGTGATCTCGCGCACCAATCGCAGCGCGTCGTCAAACGTCCCCTCAATCGCGATGACCTTCGCGCCATGGATCAGCGCCTGGGAGAGTTTCCCCAGCGCGACATCCGTGTTGGGCAGCAGCACCACGCAGTCGATCCCCGCCCGCGCCGCATACGCGGCGGCGGCGGCGCTGGTGTTGCCGGTGGAGGCGCACATGATCGCGGTCGCCCCCTCCTCCACCGCTTTGGTCACGGCGAGCGTCATGCCCCGGTCCTTGAACGATCCCGTGGGGTTCATTCCCTCGAACTTCAAATAAAGCTTGATATTCGGCGCGATCGCCGCCGCCAGCCTGGGCGCCTCGATCAGCGGCGTATCGCCCTCAGCAAGCGAAATCACCGGCGTCGACTCCGTCACCGGTAAGTAAGCTCGATATTTGTTGATGATTCCTTGTCGCAGCATAAGTGTTGATTCCCGATGAGCCGTCTTATTGACGGCCCTCATCCCCAGCCCCTTCTCCCAATTTTGGGAGAAGGGGAGCCAGAGTTTATAGTGATAAGATCTTTCGGATCAAAAATCCGAAATCTTAACCCTCTCCCAGAATTGGGAGAGGGTGGCCCGGAGGGCCGGGTGAGGGCTCCGCGCGCCTCACTCCCAAGTCTTCGGCAGCGTCAGCACCTCTCCGTTGAGCGAGAGATAGTCTTCCACCCCCACGCTCGCCAGCAGATCGGCGGCCAGAGGATCGAAGCCGTTTTCCGAGGCAAATTCATCGCGCAGGTAAACGCCGGTCACCTGGGCGACCACGAATTCGCATTTGCTGGGCGGCAGCGCCACGATTTGCAGCAGGCGGCACTCCAGCGCGGCGGGACATTCGACGATACGCGGTGGCGCGACGGTTTCGGATTTCGCGGGGTTCACGTTCAAACGCTCGAAATCATCCTCGGGTTCGCCATGCGACGCGGACTGCGTCATGATCTCCGCCAGATAGCGCGGCACAAGGTTGACCACAAATTCACCGTTCGCGCGGATGTTCTGAAGCGTGCGCTTCTCGCTCCCATCGGGCCGGAGCCCGAAGGAAAGACCGAGCAGCGGCGGGTAGTTGGAGAGGGCGGCGTACGAGCTGAACGGGGCGATGTTCTTCACGCCATCGCCGTCTTGCGTCGAAACGAGCGCCAGTGGGCGCGGCGCGATGAGCTGCGCCCAGAGCCGGCCATTCAAGTCACGGGGAATCTGATCCGCCGGCAGGTACATAAAAAACCGCAGTCCCCTCAAATAAGATAGCCGGCGAATGAATTCGCGCCTATAAGTACGGCCGTCCGCCTTCGCGGACTTCGGAGCCTACGGCGTTTAGAGAAGCGCCTGCGGCGCTAAATCTGAACCCGCGAAGGCGGGTGACCGTACTTTTAGCCGCGAATTCATTCGCCAGGTTCATATAACACCGAACGTCTTCGACATTCGGCAAAAATGACAATCAACACGCCGCCCGAACTCACTCCTCGACCCGGATCGAGTTCTGAACGCCGGCGACGAATTTCAAGCGGCCGATTACGTCCAGCGCCGAGCGCAGGTTGGCTTCGATGGCTTTGTGCGTGATCCAGACGATCTCGGCGTCGCCGTCCGGAAGCGCGCGCTGGACGACGCTTTCGATGCTGACGTCGAAATCGCCGAAGACGCTGGCGATGCTGGCGAGAACCTTGGGACGATCGTGCGCGACGAGGCGGACGTAAAACTTGGCTTCCAGTTGATCGACGCCGACGGCGGGTTTGCTGTCGAAGCAGGTGCAGCCCATGCGGCCGGTCGAACCGCTGCGGATATTGCGCGCCGTTTCGATAATATCGCCGACAATCGCCGAACCGGTCGGCATGCTGCCGGCGCCGCGTCCGTAGAACATCACGTCGCCCACGGCGTCGCCCTGCACGAAGACCGCATTATACACATCGTTGACCGAGGCCAGCGGGTGCGACTTCGGCAGCAATACGGGATGGACGCGCACGGAGACCGCGCCGCCCAGATCCTCGCCGATGCCCAGCAGCTTGATCACGTAACCAAGATCCTTGGCGACCTCGATATCGCGCTTGGCGATCTTGGTGATGCCCTCGACCGAGATATCGGCGAGATTGATGCGGGAGTTGAAAGCAATGCTCGCGAGGATCGCCGTTTTGTACTGCGCGTCGAAGCCGCCGACATCGGCCGTCGGATCCGCTTCCGCGTAGCCCTTCGCCTGCGCTTCGGCCAGCACGTCGGCGAAATCGGCGTCATCGCTCGTCATTTTCGAGAGGATATAGTTGGTGGTGCCGTTGACGATCCCAGCGACCTTGCGGAATTTGTTGCCGGCGAGCGCCTGCTTGAGCGGCTGGATGATCGGGATGCCACCGGCGACGCTGCCTTCGAAGCTGAAGTCCAGTCCGTTCTGCTCCGCCGCATGCAGCAGCGCGTTGCCGGACTTCGCCATCATCTCTTTGTTCGCGGTGACGATATTCTTGCCGTTTTTGATCGCGCGCATGACCAGGTCATACGCCGGATCCATGCCGCCGACCAGTTCACAGACGATGTCGATCTCGGGATCGTCCGTAACGTCCTCGGGGCGCGTGGTGAGGATCGCAGGATCGACCGCGAAATCCCGCGCTCGGTCCAGGCTGCGCACGGCGATCCGCTTCACGGTGATCGGCGCACCGACGCGCTTGGCGATCGTCTCCGCGTTCTCCGCCAGGATGCGGGCCGTTCCGCCTCCGACGACGCCAAAGCCGATCAATCCGACATTGATATGATCTTTACTCACGATGGCTCCACATAGAACAGAGGCTGTCCCATCTGCACGAGCTTGCCGTTTTCCGCCACGATCTCGACGACGCGTCCCGACTTCTCCGCCGGCACTTCGCTGTACGTCTTCATGGCTTCGATCAGACCAATCGTCTGATCGACGGCGACATAATCGCCCACATTAATAAACGGAGGATCGTCCGGTGTCGGCGAGCGATAGAACACGCCCACCATCGGGGACTCCAGCGCGACGCGCGTCGTGGATTTTGCGGGCGCGGCCGGGGCCGCCGCGGGGGAGGAAACCGGCGCGGAAACCTGAGGAACGGCCGCCGGCCACATCTGCGGCGCGGCGAAAACAGGCGGCGCCTCCGCGCTCACGCCCTTGATCCGAATCGCGATCCCTTCCTGCTCAATCTCCAGATCGGAGAGCCCGTGCTCCACAACCAAAGCGAGCAGCCGGCGTATCGTCTCCGTTGAATTGTCGATCTCGGTCAATCGGTGCTCCCAAAGAGGGCGGCCAGAGGGAGGATTTCCAGCAAAACCACTCAAAAACTCCCCGCCAGCCGCCGAAAAAATGCGTTTGGTATTGTAGCATGTGGCCAAATTGAAGTCAAGCGCGTGGCGAGGCGCGCTCATGGCAGGAATCCCCCCCTTGCACGGCGAATCAGGCCCCATCATGAGTCTGACAAATTTACGCGAGCAGATCGACGCTATTGATAGCGAACTGGTCTCTCTTCTCAATCGACGCGCCGAGATTTCTCTGCAAGTCGGCAAGCAAAAAGCCGGCGAACCCAACGTACGCATCTTTGCTCCCGAGCGCGAGCGCGACGTCATCCAGCGCGTTCTTGCGCTGCACAGCGACGGCGCGCTGCCCAAGGACGCGCTGGTGGCGATCTATCGGGAGATCATCTCCGCCAGCATCGCGCTGCAGCGGCCGATCACGGTCGCCTACTGGGGACCGCCCGGAACATTCACGCACATGGCCGCATTGCAGCGGTTCGGATCGTCGGCGCAGTTCCACGACGCCTCCAATATCCCATCGATCTTCGGTGAAGTCGAGCGCGGGCTGGCGGACTTCGGCGTCGTTCCCGTCGAGAACTCCACGGAGGGCGTCGTTAACTACACGCTGGACATGTTCCACGAGACGGAGCTGAAGATCTGCGCGGAGATCTACATCAACATCGCGCATCAGCTGGTCAGCCAGGCAAAGTCAATCGCGGACATTAAGCGGCTGTACACGTTCAGCCAGCCGCTCGGTCAGTGCAAGCAGTGGGTGGAAACGCATCTGCCGAACGTCCCGATTGTCGAGACGATGCCGACGTCGCGCGCCGCCGAGCGCGCCTCCGAGGATCCCGAAGGCGCCGGCATCTCCACCGAAAAAGCCGCCGAGATTTACGGCGTCCCGATCCTGCAGCCCCATATCGAGGACAACGCGAACAACCGCACCCGCTTCCTGGTCATCGGGCGCAATGAGCCGCCGCAGACCGGCCGGGACAAAACCAGCGTGCTGTTCGCCGTGAAGAACGAGCCTGGCTCCCTGGGACGCGCCCTGCGCGCCTTCGAAGACCACAACGTCAACCTCAGCATGATCGCCTCCCGGCCCACGCGCAACGTTTCCTGGGAATATGTCCAGTTCGCCGACTTCCAGGGACACGAAAAGGACGAGCCCGTACAGCGCGCCCTCGCCGAACTGCGCAAGCATTCCATCTATGTGAACGTGCTGGGATCTTATCCCGAAGGCTGACCCCCCGGGAAACCTTGGCGTCTTTGGGAACCGCGCCGCGCGGTCCCTTGTTGGACATGGCATGCGATTTACTAAGATGCAGGGCGTCGGCAACGACTTCGTGGTGATTGACGCCAGCGCGTTTCCGCAAGACGGGGACCTGGCGGCGCTGTCGCTGCAGGTATGCGAACGCCGATTCGGCATTGGCGCCGATGGCCTTCTGGTGGTGGGACAGAGCAATTCGAAGGCGACTCCCGTCACGATGCGGATGTTCAATCCCGACGGCTCCGAGGATATGTGCGGAAACGGCCTGCGCTGCGCCGGCCTCTGGGCGTTCGCGCGGGGCTGGACGGCCGGCGAGCGCGAGTTTTCCGTGGCGACCAAAGAAGGTGTACGCAATGTGCGCGTTCTGGAATCCGACGCCGAAGCCCGTCACGGTCAACTGACGGTGGACATGGGCCTGCCGCGATTCGCCTCGGAAGAGATCCCATTCTGCGGGCCGACCGGCGCGCCCGTGCGGAATTTTCCACTGACGATTGACGGCGAGACGTTCTCCATCCACAGCGTCAACACGGGCAGCACGCACACCGTGATCTTCGGAGACGAGGCGGACGACGCGCGGTTCACGCGCTTTTCGCCGATCATTGAGGAGCACCCCCTCTTTCCCGAACGCACCAGCGTGCAGTGGGCCGTTCCAAATGGCGACTGTGCGATCGAAGTGCGTATCTGGGAGCGCGGGGTCGGCGAGACGCTGGGCTGCGGGACCGGCGCCTGCGCCGTCGCAGTCGCCGCGAAGCGGCAGGGCGTTGTCCCGATGGACGCCGAGTCCATCGATATCCGATCGAAAGGCGGCGTTCTGCGCATCGCCTGGGCGGGCGAAGGCGCGGCGATCGCCATGACCGGCCCCGCCGATGTTGTATTTGAGGGAGAGATTACCATTGATTGAGCCGGCGCCGCGCTACCCGAAACCCCTCATCCTCCATTCATTTGATGTCCGCTTTGACCGTCGATCCTTCGGAGAACCTCTGAGCCGCCTGCGCGCGATCCCAATCGTCGACAACGGCGAGCCGCTGGTAGACCTGCGCGACGCCTGCCCCGATGTCGTCCTGCGTCCCGGCTGCCTCCCGTTCCTGCGCAAAACCGTCGCCGCGATGGTAAACGAAGTCCAGGCGGCGCTGCCGACCGGATGCAAACTCGCCGTCGGCACGGGCCTGCGCACCTGGGAGATGCAGACGGAGATCCGAACGAACGTCGAAGCGTCCATGCGCGAGAAGCACCCCGAATGGAGCGCCGCCGCCTTGCAGCGCAATGTCAACCGGATGGTCGCGCCGCTGGAGCTCAAGTCTCCCCCGCCCCACACCACCGGCGCCGCTCTGGATGTCGGCGTCCTCAACCCCGACGGAACGCCGATGGACTTCACCGCCAGCGACGATTTCTGGGCGACCGCCCCCACCTACCTTCACACCCTCCCCGACCACGCCCGCGAAAACCGAATCATGTTGATCCGCGCGATGGAAGACGCCGGCCTGACCAACTACGTCGGCGAATGGTGGCACTGGAGCTACGGCGACCAGGGCTGGGCCCTGCGCGTCGGCA from Capsulimonas corticalis harbors:
- a CDS encoding cofactor-independent phosphoglycerate mutase; the protein is MKYIQLIPDGMADLPMPELDGKTPMQAAHTPNFDALAEQSLVGSVLTVPAGMYPGSDVANMCLLGYDPRQYYTGRGPIEAVAMGVPLDRHDVAFRCSLVTSDGTTLLDYSSGHITTEESRPLIELIDKKLGGGKLKFYPGVGYRHIMAWRDGKTNMETTPPHDFAGQELAKYWPKGDGEDFLQQLMLDSLEILNDHPINQRRREEGKAPGNMIWLWGQGYAPSMPQFLQTHGKTGGVITAVDVVRGLGRATGMRIIDVPGATGYIDTDYTAKANYALAALDSLDFIYLHIESPDESGHEGNLEHKLRSIEDIDKKVVSVLRKGMEKRGDYRLLIVPDHATPLALKTHKEGPVPFLLYDSSRPHTQSHYPFDERAVEEAKTQVEDGTQLIKMLLGEK
- a CDS encoding phosphoribosylaminoimidazolesuccinocarboxamide synthase is translated as MPEPVISTDIPGLQKFVTGKVRDVYDLGDALLLVATDRISAFDVVLPTGIPDKGRVLTQMSVFWFELTKDLLPNHLIATDMDTIGQRLRDAGATEITSELVSQLEGRSLLVKKCKAFPVECVVRGYLAGSAYNDYKTMFGHGGTVNLYGIPVPVGLRESDLFPEPLFTPASKSHSGHDENITQARAAEIVGQAAFEELKAKSIALYTTARDYAAQHGIIIADTKFEFGEIDGQIILIDEALTPDSSRFWEASDYKPGRAQLSFDKQFVRDYLLTLDWDKTAPGPALPAEIVEKTAEKYRDAYRRLTGRELHEGAQQ
- the lepB gene encoding signal peptidase I yields the protein MRSLRKREWFVLSILLAAALYAYFNFQRVVVSGVSMQPTFHTGQTVFVWKHAPLDQLKIGDVIVFRTDDGTEVIKRIAYIREKDGLPKPPKQVWTPQGYKSFDDMFVDFAASPKGDLLKKPQLGKITIFVLGDNYEHSEDSRDYGPVDTNQILGKVVF
- the thrC gene encoding threonine synthase, with product MLRQGIINKYRAYLPVTESTPVISLAEGDTPLIEAPRLAAAIAPNIKLYLKFEGMNPTGSFKDRGMTLAVTKAVEEGATAIMCASTGNTSAAAAAYAARAGIDCVVLLPNTDVALGKLSQALIHGAKVIAIEGTFDDALRLVREITAKYPLALVNSVNPFRIEGQKTGAFEICDDLGFAPDYHAIPVGNAGNITAYWKGYQEYHKLGKVSGLPKMLGFQAAGAAPLVDGAPVAKPHTIATAIRIGDPASAESALAARDQSHGLIDKVTDEEILEAYAMTATLEGVFAEPASVAPIAGLRKLAAQGYFGGEPVSIAVTLTGHGLKDPDRAIKSAPHPITVPASLEAVVQALGL
- a CDS encoding flavin reductase family protein — translated: MYLPADQIPRDLNGRLWAQLIAPRPLALVSTQDGDGVKNIAPFSSYAALSNYPPLLGLSFGLRPDGSEKRTLQNIRANGEFVVNLVPRYLAEIMTQSASHGEPEDDFERLNVNPAKSETVAPPRIVECPAALECRLLQIVALPPSKCEFVVAQVTGVYLRDEFASENGFDPLAADLLASVGVEDYLSLNGEVLTLPKTWE
- a CDS encoding homoserine dehydrogenase, with protein sequence MSKDHINVGLIGFGVVGGGTARILAENAETIAKRVGAPITVKRIAVRSLDRARDFAVDPAILTTRPEDVTDDPEIDIVCELVGGMDPAYDLVMRAIKNGKNIVTANKEMMAKSGNALLHAAEQNGLDFSFEGSVAGGIPIIQPLKQALAGNKFRKVAGIVNGTTNYILSKMTSDDADFADVLAEAQAKGYAEADPTADVGGFDAQYKTAILASIAFNSRINLADISVEGITKIAKRDIEVAKDLGYVIKLLGIGEDLGGAVSVRVHPVLLPKSHPLASVNDVYNAVFVQGDAVGDVMFYGRGAGSMPTGSAIVGDIIETARNIRSGSTGRMGCTCFDSKPAVGVDQLEAKFYVRLVAHDRPKVLASIASVFGDFDVSIESVVQRALPDGDAEIVWITHKAIEANLRSALDVIGRLKFVAGVQNSIRVEE
- the accB gene encoding acetyl-CoA carboxylase biotin carboxyl carrier protein; the protein is MTEIDNSTETIRRLLALVVEHGLSDLEIEQEGIAIRIKGVSAEAPPVFAAPQMWPAAVPQVSAPVSSPAAAPAAPAKSTTRVALESPMVGVFYRSPTPDDPPFINVGDYVAVDQTIGLIEAMKTYSEVPAEKSGRVVEIVAENGKLVQMGQPLFYVEPS
- the pheA gene encoding prephenate dehydratase, translated to MHGESGPIMSLTNLREQIDAIDSELVSLLNRRAEISLQVGKQKAGEPNVRIFAPERERDVIQRVLALHSDGALPKDALVAIYREIISASIALQRPITVAYWGPPGTFTHMAALQRFGSSAQFHDASNIPSIFGEVERGLADFGVVPVENSTEGVVNYTLDMFHETELKICAEIYINIAHQLVSQAKSIADIKRLYTFSQPLGQCKQWVETHLPNVPIVETMPTSRAAERASEDPEGAGISTEKAAEIYGVPILQPHIEDNANNRTRFLVIGRNEPPQTGRDKTSVLFAVKNEPGSLGRALRAFEDHNVNLSMIASRPTRNVSWEYVQFADFQGHEKDEPVQRALAELRKHSIYVNVLGSYPEG
- the dapF gene encoding diaminopimelate epimerase yields the protein MRFTKMQGVGNDFVVIDASAFPQDGDLAALSLQVCERRFGIGADGLLVVGQSNSKATPVTMRMFNPDGSEDMCGNGLRCAGLWAFARGWTAGEREFSVATKEGVRNVRVLESDAEARHGQLTVDMGLPRFASEEIPFCGPTGAPVRNFPLTIDGETFSIHSVNTGSTHTVIFGDEADDARFTRFSPIIEEHPLFPERTSVQWAVPNGDCAIEVRIWERGVGETLGCGTGACAVAVAAKRQGVVPMDAESIDIRSKGGVLRIAWAGEGAAIAMTGPADVVFEGEITID
- a CDS encoding M15 family metallopeptidase produces the protein MIEPAPRYPKPLILHSFDVRFDRRSFGEPLSRLRAIPIVDNGEPLVDLRDACPDVVLRPGCLPFLRKTVAAMVNEVQAALPTGCKLAVGTGLRTWEMQTEIRTNVEASMREKHPEWSAAALQRNVNRMVAPLELKSPPPHTTGAALDVGVLNPDGTPMDFTASDDFWATAPTYLHTLPDHARENRIMLIRAMEDAGLTNYVGEWWHWSYGDQGWALRVGSPTACYGSVVLEDAESKRLPKEEEKTDPETVAEQNSD